GGTATAGTCGCGATAGTTGGGCGTGGTTGCGAATTCTGCACTGCTCACCGAACTGTAGTCCCAGCCGATCGCCGGAACGGGCTGCTCGGAAGTCCACTGACCGGGGGCAAACTGTTGCACGGCACGGTAGGCATTCAGATGTCCGGTTCCCATTTCTGCATCCAGGGAAATTTTGGGATTAGTGTAGGCATCAGAATCGAGCCAGGTGCGGTTGGCGATCGTCAGAAAAGTGCGGCTCATGCCCAGATTGAGTCCGTCTCCGGTGTCCCGCAGTTTATCAGCGGAATTCATCAGGACGGCTCGCATGACTTCCTGCTGACGGGCTGCCAGATTCCAGCGGGTCTGCTGCTGCGAATTCTCCTGTTGATTTTTTTGAATTGCCTGCCGGATCTGCCGATCGCCAAATTCCTGCAACAGAGCAATAGTAGCGGTCACATGGGGGGAGGCAAAGCTGGTTCCAGTAGCGGGTTCTGCGGGTGTGCCATCGGGAGCGATCGTCTGCACCTCATGACCAGGAGCCACCAGAACCACCGATCGCCTTGCGCCTACATTACTCTCTGTTGCCGGATCGCGTCCTACTACAAAGGTTGGCTCACTGCCCAAACTGGAGAATTCCACTTTAGTAAACACACCACCCATCGACATCGAATTGGCGATCGTCATGCCGTTAAACGTATCGGTGGGAATGGGATAGCCGCCCCGCCCCTGATTGCCCGAAATGACATAGACCACGTTATGCACACGAGCAGACCAATCGACGCACTGGGTTAACAGTGCATTGCCATCCAGCACTGGATTTGGACGCGGATCAACCAGCAGCGACTCCCCAAAGCTGAAGTTAATTGCCCGCACATCGCCGCCGTTCTGGTTTGCCACCGTTTGCGTCGCCAGACATTCATCCGCCTGTCCGTTTCGCTGCTCATAGCCTGCCGCCGAGGAATACAGCACCGCATTGGGGGCAACCCCCTGTAGAGCCTTATCGCGGCTAATCATAATGCTGGCAACGCTGGTTGCGTGTTCGTCTACAAGCGAATTTGCTTCCGCTGGTTCATTCTGGTCAAAGAGTCTTCTCGGTTGCAGCGATCGATTCGTTGCCGCTGCCTTATCTAAGCCAAACTGTGCCGGACGCCCAATTTCCACCTGACCGATCGCAATTTTCCGTCCCGTCAGGTTAAAAGGCGATTCGTGCAGCCGCAGGGCATCAATGCCGTTCATGCCGACAGAATTTGCCAATCGTGGATCAAATCGAGCCAGCACCGGCAATGCCGCCAGCACAATTCCGCATCCCCCAACCACTCCCACCAGCCGACCCGCTACGCCGCAAAACTTCATACCCTTTCCTATCCACCGATCGTTTTGCTCTTTCGCTCTATCCTGTTTCGCCCCATCATGTAATGAAGCTGTGATGAATTTATGTCCCCAAAGCCGGATAAAAATACCAGGACAGGGAACACGCTTTGTTAAACTGAGTACAAAACCGGACGCAGGAGAGATTCAAACCAAGCCATGACCCAAACCGCACCCCGCCAAACCGTTATTGCTCCCTCTATCTTATCCGCAGATTTTAGTAAGCTCGGCGAAGAAATTCAGGCAGTCGATCGTGCTGGCGCAGACTGGATTCACGTCGATGTAATGGACGGTCGCTTCGTTCCGAATATTACGATCGGTCCCCTGATCGTGGATGCGATTCGCCCCTACACCCAGAAGCCGCTGGACGTTCACCTGATGATCGTTGAGCCGGAAAAATATGTGGCAGACTTCGCTAAAGCTGGCGCAGATATTATCTCTGTCCATGCTGAGCACAATGCTTCCCCCCACCTGCACCGCACCCTGGGACAAATCCGCGAACTGGGCAAGCAGGCTGGCGTGGTACTGAATCCGGCAACGCCGCTCGAACTGATCGAATACGTGCTGCCGATCTGCGATCTGGTGCTGATCATGAGCGTGAACCCCGGTTTTGGCGGACAGAGCTTTATCCCCGACGTGCTGCCCAAGATCCGCAAGCTGCGCCAAATGTGCGATGAGCGGGGTCTCAATCCCTGGATCGAAGTGGATGGCGGTCTGAAGGCAAACAACACCTGGCAAGTCCTGGAAGCGGGAGCCAATGCGATCGTCGCAGGTTCTGCGGTTTTCAATGCGGATGATTATGCGAAGGCGATCGAGGGAATTCGCAACAGCAAGCGTCCTCAAGCGGAACTGGTGACGGCATAGGATCAGCGCATTCTGGCTGAGTTGAATGAATAGGATTTGGGGGGTATGGGAAACTGTGCCCTCTTTTTGCGTTCGGGTACGGAGA
This is a stretch of genomic DNA from Leptolyngbya ohadii IS1. It encodes these proteins:
- a CDS encoding S8 family serine peptidase; the protein is MKFCGVAGRLVGVVGGCGIVLAALPVLARFDPRLANSVGMNGIDALRLHESPFNLTGRKIAIGQVEIGRPAQFGLDKAAATNRSLQPRRLFDQNEPAEANSLVDEHATSVASIMISRDKALQGVAPNAVLYSSAAGYEQRNGQADECLATQTVANQNGGDVRAINFSFGESLLVDPRPNPVLDGNALLTQCVDWSARVHNVVYVISGNQGRGGYPIPTDTFNGMTIANSMSMGGVFTKVEFSSLGSEPTFVVGRDPATESNVGARRSVVLVAPGHEVQTIAPDGTPAEPATGTSFASPHVTATIALLQEFGDRQIRQAIQKNQQENSQQQTRWNLAARQQEVMRAVLMNSADKLRDTGDGLNLGMSRTFLTIANRTWLDSDAYTNPKISLDAEMGTGHLNAYRAVQQFAPGQWTSEQPVPAIGWDYSSVSSAEFATTPNYRDYTFEQPLQAGSLISATLTWNRLVQLADANQNGEFDREEQFRDRGLNNLDIYLMRAEDEDVNQSIGASISSVDSVEHLFQRIPSTGRYKLRVVYRDRVNDPTQSYALAWWGVNSR
- the rpe gene encoding ribulose-phosphate 3-epimerase, producing the protein MTQTAPRQTVIAPSILSADFSKLGEEIQAVDRAGADWIHVDVMDGRFVPNITIGPLIVDAIRPYTQKPLDVHLMIVEPEKYVADFAKAGADIISVHAEHNASPHLHRTLGQIRELGKQAGVVLNPATPLELIEYVLPICDLVLIMSVNPGFGGQSFIPDVLPKIRKLRQMCDERGLNPWIEVDGGLKANNTWQVLEAGANAIVAGSAVFNADDYAKAIEGIRNSKRPQAELVTA